The Glycine soja cultivar W05 chromosome 6, ASM419377v2, whole genome shotgun sequence genome has a window encoding:
- the LOC114416604 gene encoding uncharacterized protein LOC114416604, with protein MVQKRSFDAEEILEGSFKHSKHAGPSTELFSLSESVFPDDDCHLHMPKTSEDGCTQCSSEGIEKLGGESFGELPTGAGNSETSFPVIDIPASSWATSSTTQDLHLEPPLHLSLFPEYFSPERPIRTLTRYEDIYSILLEHSPRKPVSVGPDHQADVPAWDISGATNRPNASDAVSVSDFTVGDIDGTEKRLMGTCVIPMPQMELSSNDDEVGKGRTDCSCEDQGSMRCVRQHIAEEREKLRKLFGPKKFTELGFTNMGEQVAESWSAEDEQLFHEVVFNNPVSLDKNFWNYLSIVFPSLTKKEIVSYYFNVFMLRRRAEQNRNDLLSIDSDSDEWQGSEGNDIATREEDEDSVAESPVCHDETSMADCHNNGLQAYNEYAAGETCPANETVDCTNRNIDDDSKYDPVEMHHSRCSPPLIQSQDQPVWQDSCDEKVKDDSCTSSDIGVVSQETKVTENGDHWCGNYNGVTNGYSQGYVLEHCDAKVWDSGFVSCSKNKIDFLPTCNMIEEVFGDGRRQDMRRA; from the exons ATGGTGCAGAAGCGTTCTTTTGATGCTGAGGAAATACTTGAGGGGTCTTTCAAACACTCAAAACATGCAGGACCAAGCACTGAGCTTTTTTCATTATCAGAATCTGTTTTTCCTGATGATGATTGCCATTTACATATGCCAAAAACTTCAG AGGATGGATGTACACAATGTAGTAGTGAAGGTATTGAGAAGCTTGGAGGTGAAAGTTTTGGTGAACTTCCTACAGGGGCTGGGAACTCTGAAACAAGCTTCCCTGTAATAGATATTCCTGCTTCTTCTTGGGCTACCAGTAGCACAACTCAAGATCTCCACTTAGAACCACCTTTACATCTTTCCCTTTTTCCGGAGTATTTTAGTCCAGAGCGACCGATAAGGACATTAACCCGCTATGAGGACATCTATTCCATACTCCTTGAACACTCTCCTCGTAAACCTGTATCTGTTGGACCTGATCATCAAGCTGATGTTCCAGCATGGGATATTTCGGGTGCCACTAATAGGCCAAATGCCTCTGATGCTGTTTCAGTTTCAGACTTTACTGTAGGGGACATTGACGGAACTGAGAAAAGACTGATGGGGACCTGTGTAATCCCTATGCCTCAGATGGAATTGTCTAGCAATGATGATGAAGTTGGAAAGGGGAGAACTGACTGTAGCTGTGAAGACCAGGGATCCATGAGATGTGTCAGACAACATATCgctgaagaaagagaaaaactcaGAAAATTATTTGGGCCTAAGAAATTCACTGAATTGGGTTTCACTAACATGGGAGAACAAGTGGCAGAAAGTTGGAGTGCTGAGGATGAACAGCTATTTCACGAGGTTGTTTTCAATAATCCAGTATCCCTTGACAAGAACTTCTGGAACTATCTTTCCATTGTTTTTCCTTCACTAACCAAAAAGGAAATAGTGAGTTACTACTTTAATGTCTTCATGCTTCGAAGGAGGGCAGAGCAGAACAGGAATGACCTGTTAAGCATTGACAGTGATAGTGATGAATGGCAAGGTAGTGAGGGCAATGATATTGCAACTCGAGAGGAAGACGAGGACTCTGTTGCTGAGTCCCCTGTATGTCATGATGAGACTTCTATGGCTGACTGCCACAATAATGGTCTGCAAGCCTATAATGAGTATGCTGCTGGCGAAACTTGTCCAGCTAATGAAACAGTAGATTGTACCAATAGGAACATAGATGATGATTCCAAATATGATCCTGTAGAGATGCATCACTCTAGGTGTTCCCCTCCTCTAATTCAATCCCAGGATCAGCCTGTTTGGCAGGATTCATGTGATGAAAAAGTTAAAGATGATTCATGCACATCATCAGACATAGGAGTTGTCTCACAGGAGACTAAGGTTACCGAGAATGGTGATCATTGGTGTGGTAACTATAATGGGGTAACCAATGGTTATAGCCAAGGATATGTTTTAGAGCATTGTGATGCAAAAGTGTGGGATTCTGGATTTGTATCATGCTCTAAAAATAAGATTGACTTCTTACCTACATGCAACATGATAGAAGAGGTTTTTGGTGATGGACGAAGGCAAGACATGAGAAGAGCTTGA
- the LOC114416605 gene encoding plant intracellular Ras-group-related LRR protein 7 isoform X1: MGCFASKNADTKASRAARWRSTGIVALRDSKLKTFPDEILELDRSVRTLDLTHNRIVDIPVEISKLINVQRLILAENLIERLPVNLGKLQSLKLMNLDGNRITSLPDELGQLVRLERISISGNLLTSLPATIGSLRNLVLLNVSNNKLQSLPESVGSCFSLEELQANDNLIEDLPSSVCNLSHLKSLCLDNNNVKQIPLNLLKDCKALQNISLHANPISMDQFQLMEGFQEFEARRKKKFDKQIDSNVMIGSKGLDEGVDL; encoded by the exons atgggttgtttcgcCAGCAAAAACGCTGACACCAAGGCCAGTAGGGCCGCGCGCTGGCGATCCACGGGCATCGTTGCTTTGCGCGATTCCAAATTAAAG ACGTTTCCGGATGAAATTCTCGAGTTAGACAGATCTGTTCGCACTCTTGACTTGACGCATAATCGAATAG TTGACATTCCTGTGGAAATTAGCAAGTTAATTAATGTACAGCGCCTG ATATTAGCGGAGAACCTCATTGAGAGACTGCCAGTAAATTTGGGGAAACTCCAATCTCTGAAACTGATGAACCTGGATGGAAATCGAATTACTTCCTTGCCTGATGaat TGGGCCAGTTAGTAAGGCTTGAACGCATATCCATCTCAGGGAATTTGTTAACATCCTTGCCAGCAACTATTGGAAGTTTGAGAAAT CTGGTGCTtttaaatgtgtcaaataacaAGTTACAGTCTCTTCCAGAGTCTGTTGGGAGTTGCTTCTCTTTGGAAGAATTACAAGCTAATG ATAATCTTATTGAAGATCTTCCCTCTTCTGTGTGCAATCTCTCTCACTTGAAGTCACTTTGCTTGGATAACAATAATGTGAAGCAG ATACCCCTGAATTTATTGAAAGACTGCAAAGCTCTTCAGAACATATCACTGCATGCTAATCCTATATCAATGGATCAATTTCAGCTG ATGGAGGGGTTTCAAGAGTTTGAAGCAAGGAGGAAAAAGAAGTTTGACAAACAAATTGATTCAAATGTGATGATCGGTTCCAAAGGTCTTGATGAGGGTGTTGATCTATGA
- the LOC114416605 gene encoding plant intracellular Ras-group-related LRR protein 7 isoform X2 produces the protein MGCFASKNADTKASRAARWRSTGIVALRDSKLKTFPDEILELDRSVRTLDLTHNRIVDIPVEISKLINVQRLILAENLIERLPVNLGKLQSLKLMNLDGNRITSLPDELGQLVRLERISISGNLLTSLPATIGSLRNLVLLNVSNNKLQSLPESVGSCFSLEELQANDNLIEDLPSSVCNLSHLKSLCLDNNNVKQEASTSVLEIFGSISKTDFDPSLHVFISGEHSNKLLTVSFCKIGREKLPAMEAGAAGRSSD, from the exons atgggttgtttcgcCAGCAAAAACGCTGACACCAAGGCCAGTAGGGCCGCGCGCTGGCGATCCACGGGCATCGTTGCTTTGCGCGATTCCAAATTAAAG ACGTTTCCGGATGAAATTCTCGAGTTAGACAGATCTGTTCGCACTCTTGACTTGACGCATAATCGAATAG TTGACATTCCTGTGGAAATTAGCAAGTTAATTAATGTACAGCGCCTG ATATTAGCGGAGAACCTCATTGAGAGACTGCCAGTAAATTTGGGGAAACTCCAATCTCTGAAACTGATGAACCTGGATGGAAATCGAATTACTTCCTTGCCTGATGaat TGGGCCAGTTAGTAAGGCTTGAACGCATATCCATCTCAGGGAATTTGTTAACATCCTTGCCAGCAACTATTGGAAGTTTGAGAAAT CTGGTGCTtttaaatgtgtcaaataacaAGTTACAGTCTCTTCCAGAGTCTGTTGGGAGTTGCTTCTCTTTGGAAGAATTACAAGCTAATG ATAATCTTATTGAAGATCTTCCCTCTTCTGTGTGCAATCTCTCTCACTTGAAGTCACTTTGCTTGGATAACAATAATGTGAAGCAG GAAGCAAGTACTTCAGTCCTTGAAATTTTTGGAAGCATCAGCAAAACAG ATTTTGACCCATCCTTACACGTCTTCATCTCTGGTGAGCACTCCAATAAACTTCTCACAGTCAGCTTCTGTAAAATTGGACGAGAAAAACTTCCTGCTATGGAAGCAGGTGCAGCAGGTCGAAGCAGCGATTAA